From the Streptococcus sp. 29887 genome, one window contains:
- a CDS encoding YitT family protein yields the protein MIRIKNIVLILLGAGLFAFGLNYLIMPNRLFEGGATGLALIIYYLFHIQPWIMNIVINIPLFILGWKILGKKTLYLSILGTLAVTVWLAIFEKIPFSINLQQDLILVSILGGILMGLGLGTIFRSGGTTGGSDIIARIGHKYTPYSIGQIILAIDILILTLIVIVFKDLRTVLYTLMMVAIASRVIDFVTEGGYGSKGVMIVSQKSDQLAQAIDSEIERGVTFIKAQGFYSKTNVNMIYSVIYKSQLQEMKELIHRIDPHAFITITDAHEVLGEGFTLDRDKKPLERH from the coding sequence ATGATTCGTATAAAGAATATAGTCTTGATTTTGCTTGGTGCTGGTCTATTTGCCTTTGGACTAAATTACCTCATCATGCCCAATCGCTTGTTTGAGGGAGGAGCGACTGGACTGGCACTCATTATTTATTACCTATTCCATATTCAACCATGGATAATGAACATTGTGATCAACATTCCCTTGTTTATTCTTGGTTGGAAAATATTAGGTAAAAAAACTCTCTATCTCAGTATTTTAGGGACCTTGGCTGTTACTGTTTGGCTGGCCATTTTTGAAAAAATCCCTTTCTCCATCAATCTCCAGCAAGATTTGATTTTGGTCAGTATCTTGGGTGGCATTCTGATGGGGTTGGGGCTGGGAACCATCTTTCGTTCAGGGGGAACAACTGGAGGGAGTGATATTATCGCCCGTATCGGTCATAAATACACTCCATATTCTATTGGACAAATTATCCTAGCCATTGATATCCTAATTCTGACCTTGATTGTCATTGTCTTTAAGGACCTTCGAACTGTCCTATATACCTTGATGATGGTAGCCATCGCTTCCCGTGTCATTGACTTTGTCACTGAGGGTGGCTACGGTAGCAAGGGAGTGATGATTGTTTCACAAAAATCCGATCAGCTTGCCCAGGCCATTGATAGCGAGATTGAACGTGGCGTCACCTTTATCAAGGCACAAGGTTTCTATAGCAAGACCAATGTCAATATGATCTACTCGGTCATCTATAAAAGTCAATTACAAGAAATGAAGGAGCTCATCCATCGAATTGACCCCCACGCTTTTATCACCATAACAGATGCCCATGAAGTGCTAGGGGAAGGATTTACACTCGACCGAGATAAAAAGCCACTAGAACGGCATTGA
- the tmk gene encoding dTMP kinase, whose amino-acid sequence MSKGFFITFEGPDGAGKTTVLQELLPALQELGPEVVTTREPGGVAIAEDIRSIILDPANTEMDDKTELLLFIAARRQHLKEKILPPLAEGKLLLIDRFIDSSIAYQGFGRGLDVADINWLNQFATDGLKPDLTLYFDIDAEEGLARIARNADRDVDRLDMEKADMHKRVRQGYLSILEKEPERLVKIDASQPLDAVVADALSVIKKRFAERA is encoded by the coding sequence ATGAGTAAGGGTTTTTTTATTACATTTGAAGGTCCAGATGGGGCTGGGAAGACAACGGTTTTGCAGGAATTGTTACCAGCCTTGCAGGAGCTAGGTCCAGAAGTGGTGACAACTAGAGAACCAGGCGGAGTGGCCATTGCTGAGGACATTCGCTCCATTATTTTGGATCCAGCCAATACGGAAATGGATGATAAGACGGAGCTCTTACTCTTTATCGCAGCCCGTCGTCAGCACTTGAAAGAAAAAATCTTACCTCCCTTGGCTGAAGGTAAGTTGCTTTTAATTGATCGCTTTATCGATTCCTCCATTGCCTATCAAGGCTTTGGAAGGGGCTTGGATGTGGCTGATATTAACTGGCTCAATCAGTTTGCGACAGATGGCTTGAAACCTGATTTGACCCTCTATTTTGACATTGATGCAGAAGAGGGTCTAGCTCGAATTGCTCGCAATGCGGATCGAGATGTGGACCGTCTGGACATGGAAAAGGCAGATATGCATAAGCGTGTTCGGCAGGGCTATCTCAGTATTTTAGAAAAAGAGCCAGAGCGTTTGGTCAAGATTGATGCTAGTCAGCCTTTAGATGCTGTTGTTGCGGATGCTTTGTCAGTCATTAAGAAACGGTTTGCGGAAAGAGCATGA
- a CDS encoding DNA polymerase III subunit delta', whose product MKIEELRQLQAGLFQRFVTILEQGRLAHAYLFSGDFASYDMAIFLSQSLFCGEKVGVLPCQNCRTCRLIEAGEFSDVTLLAPQGNIIKTETVRELVKNFSQSGFESSKQVFIIRDAEKMHANAANSLLKVIEEPQSDIHTFLLTNQEEAVLPTIKSRTQIIGFPKNLSLLERMLEEEGLLKNQASLLARLVSSQEEALKLAENKNFLELMGQARKFIDLLLTDSNRAYLQVGSLLSLAVEKAEQGRLFDLLSLLLAERMSEPQVIEKMDNLLRAKEMWHANVSLQNSLEYLTLK is encoded by the coding sequence ATGAAAATTGAAGAACTAAGACAGTTACAAGCTGGCCTATTCCAGCGATTTGTGACCATTTTGGAGCAAGGACGTCTGGCCCATGCCTATCTGTTTTCTGGTGATTTTGCCAGTTATGACATGGCTATTTTTCTCAGCCAGTCCTTATTTTGTGGGGAAAAAGTAGGTGTGTTACCTTGTCAGAATTGTCGAACTTGTCGTTTGATTGAAGCGGGTGAGTTTTCAGATGTGACCTTGCTAGCTCCCCAGGGCAATATCATCAAGACAGAAACTGTTCGTGAATTGGTCAAGAATTTTTCTCAGTCAGGTTTTGAATCTAGCAAACAGGTTTTTATCATTCGAGATGCTGAGAAAATGCATGCCAATGCAGCCAATTCTCTCCTGAAAGTAATCGAGGAACCTCAGTCGGATATCCATACTTTTCTCTTGACCAATCAGGAAGAAGCAGTGCTTCCGACCATTAAAAGTCGAACCCAGATTATCGGCTTTCCTAAAAATCTGTCCCTCTTGGAGCGGATGCTGGAGGAAGAAGGTTTGTTGAAAAACCAGGCCAGTCTGTTAGCACGACTGGTTTCTAGTCAGGAAGAGGCCCTGAAATTAGCAGAGAATAAGAATTTTCTGGAGCTAATGGGTCAGGCTAGGAAATTTATCGACCTGCTGCTGACCGACAGCAATCGGGCTTATTTGCAGGTAGGTAGCTTGCTTTCCTTGGCTGTGGAAAAGGCAGAGCAAGGACGATTGTTTGATTTACTCAGTCTATTATTAGCAGAAAGAATGTCGGAGCCACAGGTAATTGAAAAAATGGATAACCTACTAAGAGCCAAGGAAATGTGGCATGCCAATGTCAGCCTACAGAATAGTTTGGAGTATCTGACATTAAAATAA
- the yabA gene encoding DNA replication initiation control protein YabA: MDKKEIFDALDDFSQNLLTTLAEVDAIKKHLQGVIDENTTLRLENSKLRERLEKEDKIGHKSSNFGKENLEHIYEDGFHICTFSYGQRRENDEPCMFCIELLNRE; encoded by the coding sequence ATGGATAAGAAAGAAATTTTTGATGCCCTAGATGATTTTTCACAAAATCTCTTGACCACCTTAGCAGAGGTAGATGCCATAAAGAAGCATTTACAGGGTGTCATTGATGAAAATACGACCTTGCGTTTGGAAAATTCCAAATTGCGTGAGCGTCTTGAGAAGGAAGATAAGATAGGCCATAAGTCATCCAACTTTGGTAAGGAAAACTTGGAACATATCTACGAAGATGGCTTCCATATCTGTACCTTCTCTTATGGACAACGCAGGGAAAATGATGAACCGTGTATGTTCTGCATTGAATTATTGAATCGAGAATAG
- the rsmI gene encoding 16S rRNA (cytidine(1402)-2'-O)-methyltransferase — translation MKVQKSFKGQTSFGTLYLVPTPIGNLQDMTFRAIQALKEVDVIAAEDTRNTGLLLKHFEIETRQISFHEHNAHEKIPVLIDWLKSGQSIAQVSDAGLPSISDPGHDLVKVAIEENIPVVALPGASAGITALIASGLAPQPHIFYGFLPRKAGQQKDFFQEKRAYPETQIFYESPYRVADTLENMLSVYGDRQVTIVRELTKLYEEYQRGSITEVLDYLKENPLKGECLIIVAGVGEEELPSVDEVDLKAEVEKEIAMGRKPNQAIKEVAKRYQLKKQEVYDLYHGLG, via the coding sequence ATGAAAGTACAAAAATCATTTAAGGGACAGACTAGCTTTGGGACCTTATATCTGGTTCCTACCCCTATTGGAAACCTTCAGGATATGACCTTTCGAGCTATCCAGGCCTTGAAAGAAGTAGATGTCATTGCAGCGGAAGATACTCGCAATACAGGACTTCTGCTCAAACATTTTGAGATTGAAACTCGTCAAATCTCCTTCCATGAGCACAATGCTCATGAAAAAATTCCAGTTCTGATAGACTGGCTCAAGTCGGGTCAATCCATTGCCCAGGTATCTGATGCAGGTCTGCCTTCTATCTCGGATCCTGGTCATGACTTGGTCAAGGTGGCGATTGAAGAAAACATCCCAGTTGTAGCCCTACCTGGTGCTTCAGCAGGTATTACAGCCTTGATTGCCTCGGGATTGGCTCCCCAGCCACATATTTTCTATGGTTTTTTACCGAGAAAAGCAGGGCAACAAAAGGACTTTTTCCAAGAAAAACGTGCCTACCCTGAAACACAGATTTTCTATGAATCTCCTTATCGGGTAGCGGATACCTTGGAAAATATGCTATCCGTCTATGGAGATCGCCAAGTGACTATCGTTCGGGAATTGACCAAGCTCTATGAAGAGTACCAGCGAGGAAGTATCACAGAAGTTCTAGATTATCTGAAGGAAAATCCCCTTAAGGGTGAGTGTTTAATCATCGTTGCAGGTGTTGGTGAAGAAGAGTTACCATCCGTAGACGAAGTGGATCTAAAGGCAGAGGTGGAAAAGGAAATCGCAATGGGGCGCAAACCCAACCAGGCCATCAAGGAAGTAGCTAAACGCTACCAACTCAAAAAACAAGAAGTATATGATCTATATCATGGACTAGGCTGA
- the serC gene encoding 3-phosphoserine/phosphohydroxythreonine transaminase, whose protein sequence is MTIYNFSAGPAVLPKPVLERAQAEFLDYNGSGMSVLEMSHRSKDFDDIIKGAEATLRELMAIPDNYKVIFLQGGASLEFTMIPLNFAQGKKAYYLAGGSWGKKAYTEAVKLSKTIDFEPILLGSTEDITYAELPTFDKNDIDPNAAYVHLTTNNTIEGTAVYDIPDTNGVPVIGDMSSNILAARYNVEDFAMIYAGAQKNIGPAGVTVVIVREDFLNDQPMLSSMLDYRIQAENESLYNTPPAYSIYISKLVFEWVKEIGGVDEMEKINREKSGLLYDYIDQSNFYKNPVRKKEERSVANIPFVSPSEELDAKFVKEATAAGFKNIKGHRSVGGMRASLYNAFPRQGVVDLIDFMKKFEAENA, encoded by the coding sequence ATGACAATCTACAACTTCTCTGCAGGTCCTGCAGTATTGCCAAAACCAGTGCTTGAACGCGCTCAAGCTGAATTCTTGGACTACAATGGTTCGGGAATGAGTGTTTTGGAGATGTCCCATCGCTCCAAAGACTTTGATGATATTATTAAAGGTGCTGAAGCAACCCTTCGTGAACTCATGGCTATTCCGGATAACTATAAAGTTATTTTCTTGCAAGGTGGAGCATCTTTGGAATTTACCATGATTCCTCTCAATTTTGCCCAAGGTAAAAAAGCCTACTATTTAGCAGGTGGTTCATGGGGTAAAAAAGCCTATACTGAGGCTGTAAAACTGTCTAAGACCATTGACTTTGAACCAATCTTGCTGGGCTCAACAGAAGATATCACCTATGCAGAATTGCCAACTTTTGATAAAAACGATATCGATCCAAACGCAGCTTATGTTCACTTGACCACCAACAATACCATCGAAGGTACAGCTGTTTACGACATTCCAGATACCAACGGCGTTCCAGTTATTGGCGATATGTCTTCCAATATCCTGGCTGCTCGTTACAATGTAGAAGACTTTGCCATGATTTATGCAGGGGCTCAGAAGAACATCGGGCCAGCTGGTGTGACAGTTGTCATTGTGCGTGAGGATTTCCTTAACGATCAACCAATGCTTTCAAGCATGTTGGACTACCGTATTCAAGCAGAAAATGAGTCACTATATAACACGCCGCCTGCATACTCTATCTACATTTCTAAGCTAGTCTTTGAATGGGTCAAAGAAATTGGTGGTGTGGACGAAATGGAGAAAATCAACCGCGAAAAGTCTGGCTTGCTTTATGACTACATTGATCAGTCTAATTTCTACAAAAACCCAGTTCGTAAAAAAGAAGAGCGATCAGTAGCTAATATTCCATTTGTGTCCCCAAGTGAAGAGCTGGATGCCAAATTTGTCAAAGAAGCGACAGCAGCAGGCTTCAAGAACATCAAGGGCCACCGTTCTGTTGGCGGTATGCGAGCATCCCTCTACAATGCCTTCCCACGTCAAGGTGTGGTCGACTTGATTGACTTCATGAAAAAATTTGAAGCGGAGAATGCTTAA
- a CDS encoding GNAT family N-acetyltransferase → MEIRLAHPNEVGSICQIMDQAKAFLADSGSSQWQGAYPNQDTIFEDILSGKGYVGLVDGKVAVYAAVFRGTEAAYEAIYDGKWQHNNPLYTTIHRVAVAEGFRGQGVVQTFLQGIIEGQKGPDFRCDTHEKNLPMQHILEKLGFVYCGKIPLDGERLAYQKIKHKSERSLYQEVSEDDRWLLGNN, encoded by the coding sequence ATGGAAATCCGTCTTGCACATCCCAATGAAGTAGGATCAATTTGTCAGATTATGGATCAGGCCAAGGCTTTCCTAGCAGATTCTGGCAGTAGCCAATGGCAAGGTGCTTATCCTAATCAAGATACGATTTTTGAGGATATTTTAAGTGGCAAGGGCTATGTTGGTCTGGTGGACGGTAAAGTTGCTGTATATGCGGCTGTATTTCGTGGGACAGAGGCTGCCTATGAAGCCATTTATGACGGCAAGTGGCAGCACAATAATCCTCTCTATACGACTATTCACCGTGTGGCGGTTGCTGAAGGTTTCCGTGGCCAAGGTGTGGTTCAGACCTTCCTACAAGGGATAATTGAAGGGCAAAAGGGACCAGATTTCCGCTGTGACACCCATGAGAAAAACCTGCCCATGCAACACATTCTGGAAAAACTAGGCTTTGTCTATTGTGGCAAAATTCCCTTGGACGGAGAACGCCTAGCCTACCAAAAAATCAAGCATAAGAGCGAACGCAGTCTCTATCAGGAGGTTAGTGAAGACGATCGTTGGTTACTTGGAAATAATTAA
- a CDS encoding 3-phosphoglycerate dehydrogenase family protein, producing MVFSVRTFNNINQVGLKELGNRFQIDGDHAANPDAFIIRSENLHGFDFPENLKAIARAGAGTNNIPIDEATEKGIVVFNTPGANANAVKEAVIASILLSARDYIGATAWTNTLSGDDVPKQVEAGKKQFAGTEISGKTLGVIGLGAIGARIANDARRLGMNVLGYDPYVSIETAWSISSHVKRVDDLKEIFTNADYITVHVPLTDKTRDLFNADSFGQMKKGTTLINFARGELVNNADLFEAIEAGVIKKYITDFGTEEVLNKDNIIVFPHVGGSTEEAELNCAIAAGQTIRRFMETGEIINSVNFPNVKQFLDAPYRITLINKNIPNMVAKITTAVSELGINIDNIINKSKGDYAYTLLDLDEADKGKIDQLVANFEATESIVKVRVIKNKN from the coding sequence ATGGTATTTAGCGTACGAACATTTAACAATATTAACCAAGTTGGTCTGAAGGAATTGGGCAATCGTTTCCAGATTGATGGAGATCATGCAGCAAATCCAGATGCCTTTATCATCCGTTCTGAAAACTTGCACGGCTTTGATTTTCCTGAAAATCTCAAGGCTATTGCCCGCGCGGGTGCAGGGACCAACAATATCCCAATCGATGAAGCGACTGAGAAAGGGATTGTGGTCTTCAATACTCCTGGAGCCAATGCCAACGCCGTAAAAGAAGCAGTCATTGCTTCTATCCTCTTGTCTGCGCGTGACTATATCGGTGCGACTGCTTGGACCAATACCTTGTCAGGTGATGATGTGCCAAAGCAAGTGGAGGCAGGTAAGAAGCAGTTTGCAGGGACTGAAATTTCAGGCAAAACCCTTGGTGTTATCGGACTCGGTGCTATCGGTGCCCGTATTGCCAACGATGCTCGCCGTCTAGGTATGAATGTTCTTGGCTACGATCCGTATGTGTCTATTGAAACAGCATGGAGCATTTCTAGTCACGTCAAGCGTGTAGATGATTTGAAAGAAATTTTTACCAATGCCGACTATATCACTGTCCACGTTCCTTTGACAGATAAGACCCGTGATTTGTTCAATGCGGACAGTTTTGGTCAAATGAAAAAAGGGACAACCTTAATCAACTTTGCTCGTGGTGAATTGGTCAACAATGCCGACTTGTTTGAAGCTATTGAAGCAGGAGTTATCAAGAAGTACATTACTGACTTTGGTACCGAAGAAGTACTTAATAAGGACAATATTATCGTCTTCCCACACGTTGGAGGCTCAACAGAAGAAGCGGAGCTTAACTGTGCTATTGCGGCTGGTCAAACCATCCGACGCTTTATGGAGACTGGTGAAATTATCAACTCCGTCAATTTCCCAAATGTCAAACAATTTTTGGATGCTCCATATCGTATCACCTTGATTAACAAGAATATTCCAAATATGGTAGCAAAAATTACTACAGCCGTGTCTGAATTGGGCATTAACATTGACAATATCATTAACAAGTCAAAAGGTGACTATGCCTATACCTTGCTAGACTTGGATGAGGCAGATAAGGGTAAAATTGACCAGTTGGTTGCTAATTTTGAAGCAACAGAGTCTATAGTTAAGGTTCGTGTTATCAAAAATAAAAACTAA
- a CDS encoding methylated-DNA--[protein]-cysteine S-methyltransferase, whose product MYVKNIYQSPLGPMSLVASDRGLRGAWFEGQKYFERGLDEKPVLGSHPILNSTRLLLDAYFSGEQVDFSDLPLEPVGIDFQEKVWRLLKEIPHGQTTNYGRLAQQLGLRSGQAVGGAIGRNPYSIIVPCHRVLNQKGQLTGYAGGLDKKIWLLQHENPHFEVKK is encoded by the coding sequence ATGTATGTAAAAAACATCTACCAGAGCCCACTAGGTCCCATGTCCTTGGTAGCCAGTGATAGAGGCTTGCGCGGTGCCTGGTTCGAAGGGCAGAAATATTTTGAACGTGGTTTAGATGAAAAGCCTGTGCTAGGCTCACATCCTATTTTAAACAGTACAAGACTGCTCCTAGATGCATACTTTTCAGGTGAGCAGGTAGATTTTTCAGACCTCCCCTTAGAGCCTGTTGGGATAGATTTTCAAGAAAAAGTCTGGCGGCTATTAAAAGAGATACCGCATGGCCAGACGACCAACTATGGAAGACTGGCCCAGCAACTTGGTCTTCGGTCTGGTCAGGCTGTGGGGGGAGCGATTGGGCGTAATCCCTACTCTATCATTGTTCCCTGTCATCGTGTTCTCAATCAAAAGGGACAGTTGACAGGTTATGCAGGTGGCTTGGACAAGAAAATCTGGCTCTTGCAACATGAAAATCCACACTTTGAGGTGAAAAAATGA
- a CDS encoding arsenate reductase family protein → MILYYEYPKCSTCRAAKAELKSLGLEFEAIDIKATPPSADQLKSWMEATGLDLKKYFNTSGNSYRELGLKDKFDSLTVDQALDLLANDGMLIKRPLLIQDGKILQIGYRTKYENLGL, encoded by the coding sequence ATGATTTTATATTATGAGTATCCTAAATGCTCGACCTGTCGGGCAGCCAAGGCAGAGCTAAAGAGTTTGGGCTTGGAATTTGAAGCAATTGACATTAAGGCGACGCCTCCCAGTGCTGACCAGCTCAAATCTTGGATGGAAGCAACTGGTTTAGACTTGAAAAAGTATTTTAATACGTCTGGTAATAGTTACCGTGAACTTGGTCTTAAAGATAAATTTGATAGTTTGACTGTGGACCAAGCATTAGACTTATTAGCTAATGATGGCATGCTGATTAAGCGTCCCTTGCTGATTCAGGATGGAAAAATCTTGCAGATTGGTTATCGAACAAAATACGAAAATCTCGGTTTATAG
- a CDS encoding cation transporter, with the protein MNPKKIEAHCLTVSAIINGLNGLAGLAVYIMTDLNALLLDGVFSLIAFISSLVAYHISKHSHRKTATFPQGLHFLEPLYAIMKSLATLLLLIFAVLETAATAFAYFVHGIAHKMTTGPVIPYTSIMLFVCFGLYAYNRYMNKKIGNISTIIAAEAKGNLIDGLISAAIGVAFLFLAFIPNKSPLDFLHYTGDFFVTLALALISFKEPLTLLITSFKELAHGTVHLPEIQECLYEILEQYLEETEDVDIHIYKQGMQVRIKIHLQDVEHDIMRQLVAKKPHILDTLKQHHEYITVEYAL; encoded by the coding sequence ATGAATCCAAAGAAAATTGAAGCACATTGCTTGACCGTTTCTGCTATTATCAATGGCTTAAACGGTTTAGCAGGTCTAGCCGTCTATATCATGACTGACCTAAATGCCCTCTTGCTTGATGGCGTTTTTTCCCTCATTGCCTTTATATCTTCCCTGGTCGCATACCATATCTCCAAGCATAGTCATAGGAAAACGGCAACCTTTCCCCAAGGATTACACTTTTTAGAACCACTCTATGCCATTATGAAATCCTTGGCAACCTTACTTCTCCTGATTTTTGCTGTCTTAGAAACTGCAGCAACCGCCTTTGCTTACTTTGTCCATGGCATTGCCCACAAGATGACCACTGGACCTGTTATCCCCTACACCAGTATAATGCTCTTTGTCTGCTTTGGTCTTTATGCCTACAATCGCTATATGAATAAAAAAATCGGCAATATTTCGACCATCATCGCCGCCGAGGCCAAGGGCAATCTGATTGACGGTCTGATTTCAGCAGCCATTGGAGTAGCCTTTCTATTCTTAGCCTTTATCCCTAACAAGAGCCCCCTAGATTTTCTGCATTATACAGGTGATTTCTTCGTAACCCTTGCTCTTGCCCTAATCTCATTCAAGGAACCTCTCACCCTACTCATTACCTCATTTAAAGAACTAGCCCATGGTACTGTCCATCTACCTGAAATTCAAGAATGTCTTTATGAGATATTAGAACAATACTTAGAAGAAACTGAGGATGTGGATATTCATATCTATAAACAAGGCATGCAGGTTCGGATAAAGATACACCTTCAAGATGTTGAACACGACATCATGCGACAGCTTGTTGCCAAGAAGCCCCATATCCTTGATACCCTCAAACAACATCATGAGTACATCACCGTGGAATATGCTCTCTAG
- a CDS encoding exodeoxyribonuclease III: protein MKLISWNIDSLNAALTAESPRALLSRAVIDTLVAEDADIIAIQETKLSDKGPTKKHLEILESYFPGYENTWRSSVEPARKGYAGTLFLYKNHLTPTISFPEIGAPTTMDSEGRIITLEFDDFYVTQVYTPNAGDGLKRLADRQIWDVQYAAYLSQLDSQKPVLATGDYNVAHKEIDLANPASNRQSPGFTDEEREGFTNLLAKGFTDTFRHLHGDVLNAYTWWAQRSRTSKINNTGWRIDYWLVSDRIADKVTKSDMIDSGARQDHTPIVMEIDI from the coding sequence ATGAAACTCATTTCTTGGAACATTGATTCCCTCAATGCTGCTCTGACAGCTGAATCCCCACGCGCCCTCCTATCCCGCGCCGTGATTGACACGCTAGTTGCGGAAGATGCCGACATTATTGCCATTCAGGAAACCAAGCTCTCTGACAAGGGGCCAACCAAAAAACACTTGGAAATCCTTGAAAGCTACTTCCCTGGCTATGAAAATACCTGGCGTTCATCTGTTGAGCCTGCACGCAAGGGCTATGCAGGTACCCTCTTCCTCTATAAAAACCACCTAACACCGACCATTAGCTTCCCAGAGATTGGTGCGCCAACTACTATGGACTCTGAAGGGCGCATCATCACGCTAGAGTTTGACGACTTCTATGTTACCCAGGTTTATACGCCAAACGCTGGCGATGGCTTGAAACGATTGGCCGACCGCCAAATCTGGGACGTCCAGTATGCTGCATACCTATCTCAGCTTGACAGCCAAAAACCAGTCCTAGCCACAGGTGACTACAACGTTGCCCACAAGGAAATTGACCTGGCCAACCCAGCTAGCAACCGCCAGTCACCAGGATTTACAGACGAAGAGCGTGAAGGATTTACAAATCTACTTGCTAAAGGCTTCACAGATACCTTCCGCCACTTACATGGGGATGTCCTCAACGCCTATACGTGGTGGGCTCAACGCAGCCGCACCAGCAAAATCAACAACACAGGCTGGAGAATCGACTACTGGTTGGTCAGCGACCGTATCGCTGATAAGGTAACCAAGTCAGATATGATTGATTCTGGTGCCCGCCAAGACCATACACCAATTGTTATGGAAATTGATATCTAA
- a CDS encoding amino acid permease has product MNLFRKKQASGRSSYMRRHLGLVDLILLGIGSMVGTGIFTVTGLAAAQYAGPALIISIVIAAVSVGLTALFYAEFASRIPTNGGAYGYLYAVFGEFPAWLAGWLTIMEFLTAVSSVASGWGSYLKGLLANFGLALPTALNGTFNPAQGTYIDLLPVLVLIFVVGVVLLNSKAALRFNSALVVLKFSALALFILAGLFFIKPENWSNFAPFGFGAVYGGQAGIMAGASLMFFAFLGFESISLAIDEVKSPEKNVPKGIVLSLSIVTILYIVVTLVLTGMVHYSKLNVADAVAFALREVGLGWAASYVSVVAILTLITVCISMTYALSRMVYSISRDGLLPKSLSQLTATSKVPKNATILVGIFAAICAGIFPLASIASFLNICTLAYLIMLALGLIRLRQVEGLPKEDQFKTPFVPALPILSIIICLSFMFQYSLDTWIAFGVALIVGSLIYLFYGYKHSEVHSK; this is encoded by the coding sequence GTGAATTTATTTAGAAAAAAACAAGCAAGTGGACGGAGCAGTTATATGCGGCGCCACTTGGGCTTGGTGGATTTGATTTTATTAGGGATTGGTTCCATGGTGGGAACGGGAATTTTTACGGTCACTGGCCTAGCGGCGGCGCAATATGCAGGTCCAGCTTTGATTATATCGATTGTAATTGCCGCAGTTTCTGTTGGTTTAACGGCCTTATTTTACGCTGAATTTGCCTCTCGAATCCCGACAAACGGTGGGGCCTACGGCTATCTCTATGCGGTATTTGGTGAATTTCCTGCCTGGCTTGCAGGTTGGTTGACCATTATGGAATTTTTGACAGCAGTGTCCAGTGTGGCATCGGGCTGGGGTTCTTATTTGAAAGGTTTGTTAGCTAATTTTGGTCTTGCTCTGCCAACGGCCTTGAATGGCACTTTCAATCCAGCTCAAGGAACCTATATCGACCTTTTACCAGTCTTGGTGCTGATTTTCGTGGTTGGTGTGGTTCTACTCAATTCCAAGGCTGCCCTTCGATTTAACTCGGCTCTAGTTGTATTGAAATTTTCAGCATTAGCTCTTTTCATCCTTGCTGGGCTCTTCTTCATTAAGCCTGAGAACTGGTCCAATTTTGCTCCATTTGGTTTTGGGGCAGTCTATGGTGGTCAGGCTGGTATTATGGCAGGGGCTTCTCTGATGTTCTTTGCCTTCCTTGGTTTTGAGTCTATTTCCTTGGCGATTGATGAAGTCAAAAGCCCTGAGAAGAATGTACCAAAGGGAATTGTATTGTCCTTGTCTATCGTAACCATTCTTTACATAGTCGTGACCTTGGTCTTGACCGGAATGGTGCACTATAGCAAGCTTAATGTAGCGGATGCGGTTGCCTTTGCTCTTCGTGAAGTGGGCTTGGGCTGGGCAGCAAGTTATGTATCTGTCGTAGCTATCTTGACCCTGATTACGGTATGTATTTCCATGACCTACGCCCTATCTCGTATGGTTTACTCCATCAGCCGTGATGGGCTCTTGCCTAAATCGCTCAGCCAATTGACAGCGACTAGCAAGGTTCCTAAAAATGCGACTATTTTAGTGGGTATCTTTGCGGCAATCTGTGCAGGAATTTTCCCTCTGGCTAGTATTGCCAGCTTCCTCAATATTTGTACCCTAGCCTATCTGATTATGCTGGCCCTTGGCCTTATCCGCTTGCGTCAGGTTGAAGGTTTACCAAAAGAAGATCAATTCAAAACGCCATTTGTACCAGCTTTGCCAATCCTTTCCATCATTATCTGCCTGTCCTTTATGTTCCAGTACAGCCTAGATACCTGGATTGCCTTTGGAGTGGCGCTCATCGTAGGAAGTTTGATTTATCTTTTCTATGGATATAAACATTCGGAAGTTCATTCCAAATAA